One genomic window of bacterium includes the following:
- a CDS encoding V-type ATPase subunit: MPDFPYINARVRAMRSRLLTAAQLDELLGFTTLPAFLQAMASTPYAGDLQEALVRFEGVRAVDEALARNLRRTTRKILGFADGRPRALIEVVLLRWDLVNLRVIVRGKHAGRSDGEVMAALLPAGTLGEAALKEMVAAPDIAGVVGTLEAVGHPFAQVAAEAMAGYAGNQDLLAFELLLDRAYVERGMRQTRGRSSDATVLREVLHAEIDAANAKTALKLDSAEGLDEEARLRFFIPGGVMLPAELFLALSAPSTRASAWQKLRLSGFPIRDLPETPIEFERALDLATAQALAGRYRGDPLGLDIVIGYLALKTYEVANLRLVARGAFLGLPREAVRREMVRV, translated from the coding sequence ATGCCTGACTTTCCGTACATCAACGCGCGGGTGCGCGCGATGCGCAGCCGGCTGCTGACCGCCGCGCAGCTCGATGAGCTGCTGGGGTTCACGACGCTGCCGGCGTTCCTGCAGGCCATGGCCTCCACGCCTTACGCCGGCGACCTCCAGGAGGCCCTCGTGCGATTCGAGGGCGTCCGGGCCGTGGACGAAGCACTGGCCAGGAACCTACGGCGCACCACGCGGAAGATCCTGGGGTTCGCCGACGGCCGGCCCCGGGCGCTGATCGAGGTGGTCCTGCTGCGGTGGGACCTGGTGAACCTCCGGGTAATAGTGCGCGGCAAGCATGCCGGCCGGTCGGACGGCGAGGTGATGGCAGCGCTGCTGCCCGCGGGCACGCTGGGCGAGGCCGCCCTCAAGGAGATGGTCGCAGCGCCCGACATCGCCGGCGTGGTCGGCACGTTGGAGGCGGTGGGGCATCCCTTCGCGCAGGTAGCGGCCGAGGCCATGGCGGGTTATGCCGGGAACCAGGATCTCCTCGCTTTCGAGCTGCTGTTGGATCGCGCCTATGTCGAGCGCGGCATGCGGCAAACCCGGGGGCGCAGCAGCGACGCGACGGTGCTCCGCGAGGTGCTCCACGCCGAGATAGACGCGGCGAACGCCAAGACCGCGCTCAAGCTGGACTCGGCCGAGGGGCTGGACGAGGAGGCGCGGCTGCGCTTCTTCATTCCCGGCGGCGTGATGCTCCCTGCGGAGCTGTTCCTGGCCCTGTCCGCACCGAGCACGCGGGCGTCGGCCTGGCAGAAGTTGCGGCTCAGCGGCTTTCCGATCCGCGACCTCCCGGAGACCCCGATCGAGTTTGAGCGTGCCCTGGATCTGGCGACGGCGCAGGCGCTGGCCGGGCGCTATCGTGGCGATCCGCTCGGACTGGACATCGTGATCGGGTACCTGGCGCTGAAGACCTACGAGGTGGCCAACCTCCGCCTGGTGGCGCGGGGTGCGTTCCTGGGGCTGCCGCGCGAGGCGGTGCGGCGGGAGATGGTCCGTGTTTAG